One part of the Solanum dulcamara chromosome 3, daSolDulc1.2, whole genome shotgun sequence genome encodes these proteins:
- the LOC129881822 gene encoding non-specific lipid transfer protein GPI-anchored 20-like: MTYKHLAFLTLVLSWLLFIALSLEIVDGQTITTPCTGPMVTSFTPCMNFLTNSSSNGALPTEDCCNAMRTMMTNSMNCFCLIITGGIPFQMPMNPNMIMPLPSACNMPGVPLKCKAPSPPAVVAPGTRNNAGAPSTSPTAAPISPPRSPKDSTVPPPLPSNSSPPTDEIPTLTPPSPPTDSSTPATNSGRLTPATASAAPFFGHGISPLFLLAAFGAIVLSLY, encoded by the exons ATGACTTATAAGCACTTAGCTTTTCTGACTTTGGTTCTTTCATGGTTGTTATTCATCGCGTTGTCTCTAGAGATTGTTGATGGCCAAACAATAACTACACCATGTACGGGACCGATGGTCACTAGTTTTACGCCTTGTATGAATTTCTTGACGAATAGCAGCAGCAACGGGGCTTTACCAACCGAAGATTGCTGTAATGCAATGAGGACTATGATGACCAATTCCATGAATTGTTTTTGCCTCATTATCACGGGCGGCATTCCCTTCCAAATGCCTATGAATCCCAACATGATTATGCCTCTTCCTAGTGCTTGTAACATGCCTGGTGTTCCCCTCAAATGCAAAG CTCCCAGTCCACCTGCGGTTGTTGCTCCAg GTACTCGTAACAATGCTGGGGCTCCAAGTACTTCACCAACAGCTGCTCCTATTAGCCCTCCTCGTAGTCCAAAAG ACTCAACTGTTCCTCCGCCGTTGCCGTCGAATTCATCGCCACCGACCGATGAAATTCCAACTCTAACTCCACCATCACCGCCGACGGATTCTTCAACTCCGGCGACAAATTCCGGCAGGCTAACTCCGGCGACAGCATCTGCTGCACCTTTTTTTGGTCATGGAATTTCACCATTATTTCTGCTCGCTGCATTTGGAGCAATTGTTTTGAGCTTGTACTAA